CTTAGCCGACTGGGTTAGAAAAGGTATTATGACTATGATAGATGCACATCTAAAGTCATTAAACAATATCGGAACTCTTTTTGAAATAGCGCAAAAAAGACAGAGTTGATTTGGGTTGCGTGACATAGATAGAATTTTTATATAAAAGTTGACCTTACGCACTTTTTAAAAAAGAGCGTAAAATACCTTGAAATTCTCGAAAAACATATTTTTCGTAGCTTTAGGGGGTTGCAAGGGACATTTGTCCCTGACGCTAAATGGGCCTTGCTCATTTGGTGCATAACATCAGATAAAAGGAATCAAATGGCAAAAAAACCGCTTAATGGACAAAAAGGTGATTTTTCTGAATTAAAAGAGGCTATATTAAAATCTAAAAAATCATTTATAATGGTTGGCTTTTTTAGTTTAGTTATAAATATACTGATGCTTGTTCCGTCACTATATATGCTACAGCTTTACGATAGGGTTATGGCAAGCAGAAGTCAAGATACGCTGATAATGCTTACGGGCATAGTGGTATTCTTATTTTTAGTAATGGCGCTTTTAGAAGTCGTAAGATCAAGAGTGCTTGTAAAAGTCGGAAATAAAATGGATAGTTTACTAAGTCAAAGAGTATTTGATTCCGTATTTGAACTAGCCCAAAAATATCCGGGAAAGGCATCTTCGATTCCGTTAAGCGATCTTACTCAGGTAAGACAGTTTATGACGGGAAACGGTCTTTTTGCTTTTTTTGATGCACCGTGGATGGTTATATATATAGCAGTCCTTTTTATGTTTCACCCTGTTTTTGGGTACTTTGCCATATTTGCCGCTATTGTTTTGGTCTGTATTACTATAGCAAACGAATATACTACAAAACAAAAACTCAGTGAGGCAAATAATCTTAGCAGATCTTCATCGGCATTTGTCGAAGCAAATCTAAGAAATGCTGAAATCGTTCATGCTATGGGTATGAAAGAGAATATTAGAAAAATATGGGAAGAGCGATATTTCGGTTTTTTAAATGCTCAAAATGATGCAAGCAACAGTGCGGGTATATGGTCAAATGCTTCTAAGAGTTTGCGTATGCTTTTTCAATCACTTATCCTTGGAATCGGCGGATATCTTGCCATTAAAGCGGAGTTGTCTCCGGGTATGATGATTGCAGGTTCTATTATCATGGGTAGGGCATTGGCTCCGCTTGATTTAATGATCGGCAGTTGGAAAGGGTTTAGCAGTGCTAGAGCTTCATATCAAAAACTTGACGGACTTTTAAATGAGTTTCCAAAAGATAAAGAGTATATGAAACTGCCTGCTCCGCAAGGTGAAATTTTAATTGAAGGTGCCGTTGTAGCGCCTCCTGGTGCATCTCAGCCCTCTCTTCGCGGCATCTCTATGATGATTCAAAAAGGTGATGTAGTCGGTATAATCGGACCTAGTGCAGCAGGGAAATCATCTCTTGCCAGAGTCATTTTAGGGCTTTGGCCGCTTGCAGCAGGAAAAGTCAGACTTGACAAAGCAGATATTTACCAATGGGACAAACAAGAACTTGGAAATTACATAGGTTATTTGCCTCAGGATATAGAACTTTTTGAAGGAACCATTAGCCAAAATATAGCGAGATTTGGTGAAATCGACTCTCAAAAAGTTGTAGAAGCCGCACAAAGAGCAGGCGTTCACGAGATGATACTTAGGCTTCCTGAGGGTTACGATAGTAAAATCGGTGTAGGCGGTTTAGCACTCTCCGGCGGTCAAAGACAAAGAGTAGGACTTGCCAGAGCACTCTATAACAACCCTGTTTTAGTTGTTTTGGATGAGCCTAACTCAAACTTGGACGATGCAGGTGAAATCGGACTTGTAAATGCTATTAACTACTTAAAACAGATAGGTTCTACCGTGATAATAATTACGCATAGACCGAGCATACTTCAAGTGACAAACAAATTAGCCCTAATCAAACAGGGAGCTTTAGAGTTGTATGGAAACACAAATGAAGTTTTAGCTCATCTGGCAAAAAATGCACAACAAGCTCAAGCGGCACAGCAGCAGCAGGCTCAGGCACAAGCAAGTCAGCAACAGCCGCAAAGTGCGCCTAAAATATCACTCAGCAAGCCTGAAAATTAAGGAAAAATTATGAGCGAAAATAGAGATATAAAAATGCCGTCTACAAATGATTCTAAAGTTATCGGATTTGGACTTGGAGTGATTTTTTTACTCTTTGCGGTGTTTGGCGGCTGGATGACTTTTGCTCCGCTTGCCGAATCTGTAGTGGCAATCGGAAAGATTTCTGCCGATTTGGATAAAAAAACACTTCAGCATTTAGAGGGCGGAGTTATAGAGAACATATATGTAAAAGACGGCGATGAGGTAAAAAAAG
The genomic region above belongs to Sulfurimonas sp. and contains:
- a CDS encoding type I secretion system permease/ATPase, producing the protein MAKKPLNGQKGDFSELKEAILKSKKSFIMVGFFSLVINILMLVPSLYMLQLYDRVMASRSQDTLIMLTGIVVFLFLVMALLEVVRSRVLVKVGNKMDSLLSQRVFDSVFELAQKYPGKASSIPLSDLTQVRQFMTGNGLFAFFDAPWMVIYIAVLFMFHPVFGYFAIFAAIVLVCITIANEYTTKQKLSEANNLSRSSSAFVEANLRNAEIVHAMGMKENIRKIWEERYFGFLNAQNDASNSAGIWSNASKSLRMLFQSLILGIGGYLAIKAELSPGMMIAGSIIMGRALAPLDLMIGSWKGFSSARASYQKLDGLLNEFPKDKEYMKLPAPQGEILIEGAVVAPPGASQPSLRGISMMIQKGDVVGIIGPSAAGKSSLARVILGLWPLAAGKVRLDKADIYQWDKQELGNYIGYLPQDIELFEGTISQNIARFGEIDSQKVVEAAQRAGVHEMILRLPEGYDSKIGVGGLALSGGQRQRVGLARALYNNPVLVVLDEPNSNLDDAGEIGLVNAINYLKQIGSTVIIITHRPSILQVTNKLALIKQGALELYGNTNEVLAHLAKNAQQAQAAQQQQAQAQASQQQPQSAPKISLSKPEN